The uncultured Dysgonomonas sp. genome contains the following window.
TTAGCGTTTTTTCTTCCTTTAGACAAAGACTAAATATCTATATTTTGTTCAACTTACTTATAAACATGCACATAATCTAGAATCATCTGATGAAAAAAATAGTATCACATACACCTCCAAGTCCGCATCTGTAGCCGTCGACAACAATATTTAATACAAAAAAACAGGGTTATCTTACCTAATTGTGATAACCCTATTTCTCAAAAGATTAAAATCTACCAATGAATATTTACTTTTTTATAAGTTCGAGTGTTTTGTAGATGTAGCATACATACCGATCATGGTGCCTGTAAATCCTCCGGCGACCTGAGTGCTGAGATTTTTTGCATCCAATCCCGACGCAATGTCAATCCATGTAGTACCACTATCGAACGATGCCTGAAAACTATATTTATCTTTGTCTCCCATTACTTTCAGGATGACGGGATTTCGACTCTTCTGCTCCGGAATTATATATTCAGCTATTCTCTTATTATTTTTCTCGGAACGGTCTAAAGTGAGTGCGCTTTTTCCATCAATTAACGTCTTACCAAAAACAAAATTATGTGATTCGTTCTGATAGCAAACTAATCCTGCTAGATCATTATCCGACTGTGGAGTGAATACCATCTCTATTTCAGCTTCGAAAACAAGATTTTGCTGACGGTAACCAACGAATGCCGGATTTGTGACTTCATAAATATTTTGAGGAATAGCATTAAGCATTATAGCCCCATCCTTCAAACTCCACCATTCTGCTCTTGGCGTACGGATAAAAGTCCACTTATAATCAAGAGTTTCTATGTTGAAATCATCTTTCCATACGAAATTTCCTGTCAACGTATTTTGTTGAGGGGCAAGGCTATCCTTAGTTACTACGATAGGTAGTGCTTCACCTTTTTCCAGAATAACAGGGAAACCGTCTTTCCACATAACAGGAAGTAAAAATGTTTCACGTCCCGTATTATAATAATTACCAAAATAAGGCCTGCAACCCAAAAATACGGCATACCAGTCTCCCCCCGGTGTCTCTATAAGATCAGCATGTCCTACACTGGTAATTGCATCAGTCCGGGATTCAGGCAAGCCGCGCTGTGTAAGGATAGGATTACCTTCATATGGTTTATACTCACCTTTTATATTATTTGCTATAAGAATTACTTCCGAATGGTTTGGTCCTGTACCGCCTTCAGCCGCCATCAGGTAATATTTTCCGTCTATTTTGTATATATGAGGACCTTCTATCCATACAGGTCTGGTGCTCTTATCCACACCTCCGTCCAGTATTACTTTCCGTTCACCAAAGGTCTTATCTGTATTCACATCAAAGTCATGTATCCAGATAGCGCGATGCCCCTCCCATTCGGGGACTCTCGCAGGAGCATCGTTATGGACTATGTATGCGGAACCATCATCATCAAAGAATAGAGACGGGTCTATCCCTCCTACTTTAGGTAATGTTACAGGATCTGACCAATTATTTTCAAAAGGGTCTTTTGTTTTCACCAGAAAGTTCCCGATACCATCCACACAGGTGGTTATCAGATAGAAGGTATCATTATGTCTGTTATACTCGATAGCAGGTGCATAAATACCTCCACTTAGCCGGATTCCGTCGAGGTTCAATTGAGATGGCCGATTGAGTACAAATCCTATCTGTTTCCAGTTTACTAAATCCTTGCTATGAAAAATAGGTATCCCCGGATAATATGAAAATGTAGAATGCACCATGTAAAAGTCGTCTCCTTTTCTGCAAACACTGGGATCGGGATAGAAGCCGCTGATAATGGGATTGAGATACTCCTTGGTCGGATCAATCTTCTTATCGAAGCTACTGTCCATCCCCCTGTATTGGAAATAATTAAAACAAGCCCTGTTTGTCTCGTCTGTTACAGTTTGCCCTTTGATATATATAAAAGGGAATATTCCTAAAAATAACAATATAAGTTTTCCACAGTTCAGCATAGTAGTTATCTATAAATGTTGAGTAAACAAATATAGAGTCTTTGCCGAAACTTCATTTACATGGTGGTTTCATTTACTTTTCCACATGTAACATTTATTGCAAAAGAACGATAAAATAAGGAAAGCTTTATATTTCAGCAAAGTTTATTCCTCATCCTGCAGCGGCGGAGAAAGATGTGCTGCCAGATACTCCTTTGGCGACATTCCATAGAATTCCCTGAATGAGTTAGAAAAATGAGACAGATTTGAAAACCCTATCGCATAGGCTACTTCCGAGATAGTCAGCTTCTTACCCGAAAGCAGTGTTGCCGCCTGACGCAAGCGAATACCTTTTATAAAATCGCGGGCCGATTGATTTGTCAGTTCTTTCAGTTTACGATGCATATGTACGCGGCTCATTCCTACATTCATAGCCAACATTTCCACATTCAGTTCGGGATTGGAAAGATTTTCGTTTATAATCTTCATAATACGTTGCATAAGTATCTCATCCGAAGATTTCAGCTCTATTTTTTGTATTTTATCCTCTGGCTGCTGTTGTCCGCTAAACTTATTCTTCAGCCGCTCCCTGTTCTCGATCAGATTAGCTATGGTACTTTTCAGCAGATCTGTATTGAAAGGCTTGGAAACGTAAGCATCCGCCCCTATATCCAGGCCTTCTATTTTATTTTCGGGAGTCGACTTTGCTGTGAGCAGAATGATCGGTATATGATTTATATTTATATTCTGTTTCACCTTACGCGAAAGTGTTATACCATCCATTTCAGGCATCATCACATCACTGATTATCAGATCAGGCTTTTCTGTCAATATCAGATCGATAGCTTCTTTTCCATTTTCACTTACAGTAACCCGATATTCGGACGACAGCTCATCCTTGATATACTCACGGATTTCATCTTCATCTTCAACCACCAGAATCCTGTATTTTGTCCGGGGTTTTATTTTTTTATCGCCACCTTCAATGTCTATTTTATTCAGCAGTTCATTAGAGACATACATAGGAGAAATCCTTTCGGCCGCAACTTTATATTCTTCTCCATCTTCCAGTTCCCTGGCTACCAGATGGTCGCTACCCAAAGGTAGCCGTATTATAAAACGAGTGCCCGGCATTTCAGGTCTATTTTCGGCGAAGATGGTTCCATGATGTAACTCTACTAAGGATTTAGAAAGATGCAAGCCTATGCCTGTTCCGAAATTAGAATTGGTAAAATCATTGCTTATCTGATAAAATCGCTCAAAAATCTGTTCTATTTTACCTTTATCGATACCTATACCATTATCCGTTACTGAAATTTCAAAATATTTCCTCAATGCTCCTTTTACATTTTCATCCTGGCCGATAGATAGTTCAATTGTTATATTACCATTATCCGGTGTATATTTAAAAGCATTCGATATTATATTCAATAAGACTTTATCAAAGTTATTCAGATCGATCCACACATTCAGCTTATCCACCTCATGCCTGAAATTAAAACTTATATTCTTTCTTTGAGCAGAATACTCAAATGTCATCATCAGATCGTCTATAAATCCTACAATATCAGTTTCTCTAAAATGCAATTGCATTTGCCCCTTATCCAGTTTACGGACATCCATTAGCTGGTTTATAAGTCGAAGAATCCGCAGGCCATTCCGATATATCATCACATAAGTCTTTTGCAGCTTCTGATCTTTATTCTCCGACAATAACTTTTCCAATGGATTTATAATCAGTGTCATAGGCGTGCGTATCTCATGCGATATATTAATAAAAAACTGTAATTTGGCTTCATTTATCTGCTCCAGGTGCTGCCGCCTCATTTCTTCCTGACGATGACGGATACGGGTATAGATATAATTCGCAATAAACAAAACCAACAAAACGCTCAACACTGCATAGGCAGCATATGCCCATGGAGACTGATACCACGGAGGTGTAATTATTATTCTTATTGTTTTTACATCTGAATAATTATCATGGTCTTTCGCCCTTAATTTGAAAGTATATGTTCCCGGATTCAGATTGGTATAAGTAACCCGTCCCATACCGGGATACGAATTAAGCCAGTCCTGACTGATTTCTTCAATCATATATTGATATACAATACGTTCGGGGTTTGAAAACTCCAGCGCAGAAAATTCTATACTGAATGTATTGTCGTTGTAAGCCAGAGTAAATTGGTCCGCATCCATAACCGATGTAGAAACAATCTCGTTATTACCCGATCTATCTCCCATCTTTATTGCCCGGTTGAATAGAAAGAAATCTGTAATCAGTACTTTCAGTTCCTTCTTAGCTTCGGTTATGTCTTTGGGATAGAAACTGGTGACACCATAAATACCACCAAAATATATCTTACCGGCTACGTCCTCAAATTTTGCTCCGCGTGTAAACTCATTGCCCTGCAAGCCGTCGCCGGTGTAGTAATTGATAAATCGGTTTTCACTGACAATAAATTTACTGATACCAAAATAGGTGCTTATCCAGAGATTCCGTTCTTTGTCTTCCCGTATGCCACATATAACATTGTTGGGCAATCCGTCTCTGGTCGAATAACTTTTAACCGATTGCTCTTTCTTATTAAAAACATTCAATCCGTCAGATGTCCCTATCCATATATTACCTGTCTTATCTTCAAAAAGGGTGTATGCTACCGTATGTGGTAATATTGTATTTTGGTTGAGATAATTCAGAAAAGTGTTCTTTTTCGAATCATAGCAACTTACACCTTTATAATGTGCAATCCAAATCAACCCCTCACTATCGAACAGGATGTCGTTTACCCAGTCGTTACTCAGTTCATCTATAGAAAAATCATCATTCTCACTTTTGCGTGATTCATAATGAGTCATTTTCCGGCTTGCCAGATTCAACCTGAAAAAGCCCGAACCATAGGTACCTATCAACAGGTTCTTCTCGTCATCTTCTGCTATACAGTATATCTTTTCATTTAGCAATTCAGGAATATATTCACAGTTTCCCGTCTTTCGATTAAATTTTGCCAGTCCTTTAGTATATGAGCCTACCCACATATTATTATTAGAGTCCTCAAAAATACTAAGTATGATATTTGAAATAGATGAAGGTGAAGAACTCTGCATAAAGTGGGCAACCCTTTCTCCTTTACTATTGATGCCGTATATACCTTCGTTATCTGTACTGACCCATGTGATGCCTTCCTTGTCCTTATAGATGGACATTACCGAACTGGAACCAATAGGGTTATTCTTTAAAGATTTGAATCCGTAATAATCAAACTTCTTTTCGGTACCGGGAATAAATATTATCCCCTTCTGAAAAATACCAAGCCAAAGGTTATTATCCTTGTCCTGAAGGATGGAATGGACTTTTCCTTTCGAAAAATCAAATGGAGCCGAACTGATTTTATAATCTTCAACAATATTTCTGTTTCTGTTGTATAGCTTCAAGCCTTGCCCGTCTGTACCTATATACAATATATTTTCTTTAGTCAGTAGCAAGTCTTTAATCAGTAGCTGAACATTATTGTCGGAGCCTATTGCTTCAAATGTCTTCGTCTGCTCATTATACTTATTCAGTCCTCCGGTTAATGTTCCTACAAATATATTACCTTGTTTGTCTTCTGTTATGGACGATATATTATTACTACTTATATTAGCAGGAGCTGTGAATGTTTTTATCTGATTTGTAAGAGGATTATAGAGATTCAGCCCGTTATTTTCAGAACCTATCCAAAGATTCCCTTTCGAATCTTCAAAAATCGAGTTCAGATAATTACTAACCAGCAGATTTGTCAGTTGCAGATTCGCATGAAATTCCCTTTCTCCTTTTT
Protein-coding sequences here:
- a CDS encoding glycoside hydrolase family 43 protein, whose protein sequence is MLNCGKLILLFLGIFPFIYIKGQTVTDETNRACFNYFQYRGMDSSFDKKIDPTKEYLNPIISGFYPDPSVCRKGDDFYMVHSTFSYYPGIPIFHSKDLVNWKQIGFVLNRPSQLNLDGIRLSGGIYAPAIEYNRHNDTFYLITTCVDGIGNFLVKTKDPFENNWSDPVTLPKVGGIDPSLFFDDDGSAYIVHNDAPARVPEWEGHRAIWIHDFDVNTDKTFGERKVILDGGVDKSTRPVWIEGPHIYKIDGKYYLMAAEGGTGPNHSEVILIANNIKGEYKPYEGNPILTQRGLPESRTDAITSVGHADLIETPGGDWYAVFLGCRPYFGNYYNTGRETFLLPVMWKDGFPVILEKGEALPIVVTKDSLAPQQNTLTGNFVWKDDFNIETLDYKWTFIRTPRAEWWSLKDGAIMLNAIPQNIYEVTNPAFVGYRQQNLVFEAEIEMVFTPQSDNDLAGLVCYQNESHNFVFGKTLIDGKSALTLDRSEKNNKRIAEYIIPEQKSRNPVILKVMGDKDKYSFQASFDSGTTWIDIASGLDAKNLSTQVAGGFTGTMIGMYATSTKHSNL
- a CDS encoding two-component regulator propeller domain-containing protein — protein: MTTKNTRLKVFVLICIFSLVANSYIFSQIGRFYSPDEDLSNSLINQVYQDKKGFVWIATENGLNKFDGMKFNIYKHSSEDSTSLKNNYVRTVFEDSSGNFWVGCINGLMKYDWATNSFRGIKMYKEGNLVSPHITRMIETRNGDIWVATSGQGIFLIKKGEREFHANLQLTNLLVSNYLNSIFEDSKGNLWIGSENNGLNLYNPLTNQIKTFTAPANISSNNISSITEDKQGNIFVGTLTGGLNKYNEQTKTFEAIGSDNNVQLLIKDLLLTKENILYIGTDGQGLKLYNRNRNIVEDYKISSAPFDFSKGKVHSILQDKDNNLWLGIFQKGIIFIPGTEKKFDYYGFKSLKNNPIGSSSVMSIYKDKEGITWVSTDNEGIYGINSKGERVAHFMQSSSPSSISNIILSIFEDSNNNMWVGSYTKGLAKFNRKTGNCEYIPELLNEKIYCIAEDDEKNLLIGTYGSGFFRLNLASRKMTHYESRKSENDDFSIDELSNDWVNDILFDSEGLIWIAHYKGVSCYDSKKNTFLNYLNQNTILPHTVAYTLFEDKTGNIWIGTSDGLNVFNKKEQSVKSYSTRDGLPNNVICGIREDKERNLWISTYFGISKFIVSENRFINYYTGDGLQGNEFTRGAKFEDVAGKIYFGGIYGVTSFYPKDITEAKKELKVLITDFFLFNRAIKMGDRSGNNEIVSTSVMDADQFTLAYNDNTFSIEFSALEFSNPERIVYQYMIEEISQDWLNSYPGMGRVTYTNLNPGTYTFKLRAKDHDNYSDVKTIRIIITPPWYQSPWAYAAYAVLSVLLVLFIANYIYTRIRHRQEEMRRQHLEQINEAKLQFFINISHEIRTPMTLIINPLEKLLSENKDQKLQKTYVMIYRNGLRILRLINQLMDVRKLDKGQMQLHFRETDIVGFIDDLMMTFEYSAQRKNISFNFRHEVDKLNVWIDLNNFDKVLLNIISNAFKYTPDNGNITIELSIGQDENVKGALRKYFEISVTDNGIGIDKGKIEQIFERFYQISNDFTNSNFGTGIGLHLSKSLVELHHGTIFAENRPEMPGTRFIIRLPLGSDHLVARELEDGEEYKVAAERISPMYVSNELLNKIDIEGGDKKIKPRTKYRILVVEDEDEIREYIKDELSSEYRVTVSENGKEAIDLILTEKPDLIISDVMMPEMDGITLSRKVKQNININHIPIILLTAKSTPENKIEGLDIGADAYVSKPFNTDLLKSTIANLIENRERLKNKFSGQQQPEDKIQKIELKSSDEILMQRIMKIINENLSNPELNVEMLAMNVGMSRVHMHRKLKELTNQSARDFIKGIRLRQAATLLSGKKLTISEVAYAIGFSNLSHFSNSFREFYGMSPKEYLAAHLSPPLQDEE